GATCGCCTCGTTCGTGAGCCCGGCGCCGATCAGCTCCAGCACCCGGAACTCCCGCTCGGTGAGCTCACCCGGCAACCGCCGGTTGCGCCGGTCGGCGTGCCGCCCCCTCGCCATCACCGCGGCGAGCAGCGCCAGCAGCTGCGCCGGGGTCACGGCCAGACTGATGAGCGGGATCGTCGCCTCTCCGATCGACAGTTCGCCCCCGTGCCGCGCCTCGTCGTACACCAGGCCCACCACCTGCGTGTGGCCGGCCACCATGCCGCGCACGTCGCGCCGCGAGGCCAAGTCGTGATCGGCCGGCTCGAGGTCGTAGATGGCGACGTCGTAGTCGGCCAGGAACCCGTCCAGGGACACCGCCTCGGTCACCACCGCGCGCGCCTGAAGCTGCGCGATGAGGCTCACCAAGCCCGCTCGCACCACGTGGCTGCGACTGACGACGGCGACGCGCACAGGGAACTCAGCCACACTCAGGAACCGCCTTCGGACACGGGAGTCTCACAGGCCGCGCTCTGACCGCGCCCCAGCGTACGTCAAGGGACGTGTTGCCCCGGAGATGTTGTCGGAGGCCATCAGTCAGCCAGCCTCAGAATGTCTGTGACTGCCCGCTCGGCCCGCTCGGCCCGCTCGGCCCGCCATCCGACCATGCCGCCGACTGGGCTCTGCCCGACCACGCCGCTGTCGGCTCAGGCACCTCCACGTAGGCCTCGGCAACCCGGACCGGGAGGCACGGCCACACCTCGGATGAACCGTGAACTGCTTGGCACTCCAGGCACGACCTGTTCGCTGGTACGCGGGGAACCATGACGTGAGTGGCCTAGGCACGGATGTCGACCGGTCGACGACGACGCTGACGTCCGCCGATGATCATGATGCGCCCGGCGACACGAGGCGCGCCTCGAGG
This genomic window from Nocardioides anomalus contains:
- a CDS encoding helix-turn-helix transcriptional regulator gives rise to the protein MRVAVVSRSHVVRAGLVSLIAQLQARAVVTEAVSLDGFLADYDVAIYDLEPADHDLASRRDVRGMVAGHTQVVGLVYDEARHGGELSIGEATIPLISLAVTPAQLLALLAAVMARGRHADRRNRRLPGELTEREFRVLELIGAGLTNEAIAKELYLSVNTVKTYVRTAYRKLDVPDRAQAMLWALEHGLAGGPERS